One stretch of Miscanthus floridulus cultivar M001 chromosome 18, ASM1932011v1, whole genome shotgun sequence DNA includes these proteins:
- the LOC136521547 gene encoding uncharacterized protein isoform X1, giving the protein MGNTLGVGVGVGIGLGLAVGAAALIQAAGPKIGDEVVASQYQYNTEDIDEYSAERLRDAMSYAKDNAMLIQVPVLGTTKTFWRLSDEATRISRKLALILRSQHSVCKYLTAPLQVSNVWIGSTGNVKLRGVSFTGEGFFSIERVRDDYKHLSRVLGLLIMISGGDINKLPPDYKDFLLLLRRNNLTRKDEFLIVNNAALLPMKNRTEVFLMLHCVISVLNMCNTPSTEDIDELSAEELRDATSYAKDNALLIQVPVLGTATKTFWRLSDEATRISRKLALILRNYHSVCKCLTAPLQVSNVWVGSAGNVKLRGARFTTKGFSIERVRDDYKNLSRVLKQLISISGGDINKLPPDYSQFLLLLTKDNLKRKDEFLIVNNAALLPLKNRTEVFLMLHDRIVNYLGQKKQAKKKRILYNLPYKNDWLDTAMANAKINQWVVNVKNEYKRTTMGLLRLNRNVRSHLHEYGHDDDIEEILYCEWPMLLIAMEKQLHLKGELQDTDIENKFG; this is encoded by the exons ATGGGAAACACCCTCGGCGTTGGCGTAGGTGTCGGCATCGGCCTCGGCCTTGCCGTCGGCGCCGCCGCCCTGATCCAG GCTGCTGGACCAAAAATTGGCGACGAAGTGGTGGCTTCTCAGTATCAATACAA CACTGAGGACATCGACGAGTATTCTGCCGAGAGGCTGCGCGACGCGATGAGCTATGCGAAGGACAACGCGATGCTGATCCAGGTGCCGGTGTTAGGAACAACGAAGACATTCTGGCGATTATCTGACGAAGCCACTAGGATTAGCAGAAAACTTGCATTGATACTGAGGAGCCAGCACTCGGTCTGCAAGTACCTCACTGCTCCTCTGCAGGTGTCCAACGTCTGGATTGGGAGCACTGGGAATGTCAAGCTAAGGGGGGTCAGTTTCACTGGCGAAGGCTTCTTCAGCATTGAGCGTGTGAGAGATGACTACAAGCACCTTTCCAGGGTCCTGGGGCTGTTGATTATGATCTCGGGTGGGGATATCAACAAATTGCCTCCGGACTACAAGGATTTCCTCTTGCTCTTGAGGAGAAACAACCTTACAAGGAAAGATGAATTCTTGATTGTAAACAATGCTGCCCTGCTGCCCATGAAAAACCG CACTGAGGTCTTCCTGATGCTACACTGTGTCATCAGCGTACTGAATATGTGTAATACCCCCAG CACCGAGGACATCGACGAGTTGTCTGCGGAGGAGCTGCGCGACGCGACGAGCTATGCGAAGGACAACGCGTTGCTGATCCAGGTGCCGGTGTTAGGAACAGCAACGAAGACATTCTGGCGATTATCTGATGAAGCCACTAGGATCAGCAGAAAACTTGCATTGATACTGAGGAACTACCACTCAGTCTGCAAGTGCCTCACTGCTCCTCTGCAGGTGTCCAACGTCTGGGTTGGGAGCGCTGGCAATGTCAAGCTTAGGGGGGCCAGATTCACTACCAAAGGCTTCAGCATTGAGCGTGTGAGGGATGACTACAAGAACCTGTCCAGGGTGCTCAAGCAGTTGATTAGTATCTCCGGTGGGGATATCAACAAATTGCCTCCGGACTACAGTCAATTCCTCTTGCTCTTGACTAAGGACAACCTTAAAAGGAAAGATGAGTTCTTGATTGTAAACAATGCTGCCCTGCTGCCCTTGAAAAACcg CACTGAGGTCTTCCTGATGCTACACGATAGAATTGTCAATTATCTTGGTCAGAAAAAACAAGCAAAGAAGAAGAGAATACTGTACAATCTCCCCTACAAGAACGACTGGTTGGATACTGCCATGGCAAATGCAAAGATCAACCAGTGGGTTGTAAATGTTAAAAACGAGTACAAAAGGACCACAATGGGTCTACTGCGGCTCAACAGAAATGTAAGAAGCCACTTGCATGAGTACGGCCATGATGACGATATTGAGGAAATTCTGTATTGTGAATGGCCCATGCTGCTCATCGCCATGGAGAAACAATTACACTTGAAAGGTGAGCTCCAAGACACTGACATCGAAAACAAGTTCGGCTAG
- the LOC136521547 gene encoding uncharacterized protein isoform X2 — MSYAKDNAMLIQVPVLGTTKTFWRLSDEATRISRKLALILRSQHSVCKYLTAPLQVSNVWIGSTGNVKLRGVSFTGEGFFSIERVRDDYKHLSRVLGLLIMISGGDINKLPPDYKDFLLLLRRNNLTRKDEFLIVNNAALLPMKNRTEVFLMLHCVISVLNMCNTPSTEDIDELSAEELRDATSYAKDNALLIQVPVLGTATKTFWRLSDEATRISRKLALILRNYHSVCKCLTAPLQVSNVWVGSAGNVKLRGARFTTKGFSIERVRDDYKNLSRVLKQLISISGGDINKLPPDYSQFLLLLTKDNLKRKDEFLIVNNAALLPLKNRTEVFLMLHDRIVNYLGQKKQAKKKRILYNLPYKNDWLDTAMANAKINQWVVNVKNEYKRTTMGLLRLNRNVRSHLHEYGHDDDIEEILYCEWPMLLIAMEKQLHLKGELQDTDIENKFG, encoded by the exons ATGAGCTATGCGAAGGACAACGCGATGCTGATCCAGGTGCCGGTGTTAGGAACAACGAAGACATTCTGGCGATTATCTGACGAAGCCACTAGGATTAGCAGAAAACTTGCATTGATACTGAGGAGCCAGCACTCGGTCTGCAAGTACCTCACTGCTCCTCTGCAGGTGTCCAACGTCTGGATTGGGAGCACTGGGAATGTCAAGCTAAGGGGGGTCAGTTTCACTGGCGAAGGCTTCTTCAGCATTGAGCGTGTGAGAGATGACTACAAGCACCTTTCCAGGGTCCTGGGGCTGTTGATTATGATCTCGGGTGGGGATATCAACAAATTGCCTCCGGACTACAAGGATTTCCTCTTGCTCTTGAGGAGAAACAACCTTACAAGGAAAGATGAATTCTTGATTGTAAACAATGCTGCCCTGCTGCCCATGAAAAACCG CACTGAGGTCTTCCTGATGCTACACTGTGTCATCAGCGTACTGAATATGTGTAATACCCCCAG CACCGAGGACATCGACGAGTTGTCTGCGGAGGAGCTGCGCGACGCGACGAGCTATGCGAAGGACAACGCGTTGCTGATCCAGGTGCCGGTGTTAGGAACAGCAACGAAGACATTCTGGCGATTATCTGATGAAGCCACTAGGATCAGCAGAAAACTTGCATTGATACTGAGGAACTACCACTCAGTCTGCAAGTGCCTCACTGCTCCTCTGCAGGTGTCCAACGTCTGGGTTGGGAGCGCTGGCAATGTCAAGCTTAGGGGGGCCAGATTCACTACCAAAGGCTTCAGCATTGAGCGTGTGAGGGATGACTACAAGAACCTGTCCAGGGTGCTCAAGCAGTTGATTAGTATCTCCGGTGGGGATATCAACAAATTGCCTCCGGACTACAGTCAATTCCTCTTGCTCTTGACTAAGGACAACCTTAAAAGGAAAGATGAGTTCTTGATTGTAAACAATGCTGCCCTGCTGCCCTTGAAAAACcg CACTGAGGTCTTCCTGATGCTACACGATAGAATTGTCAATTATCTTGGTCAGAAAAAACAAGCAAAGAAGAAGAGAATACTGTACAATCTCCCCTACAAGAACGACTGGTTGGATACTGCCATGGCAAATGCAAAGATCAACCAGTGGGTTGTAAATGTTAAAAACGAGTACAAAAGGACCACAATGGGTCTACTGCGGCTCAACAGAAATGTAAGAAGCCACTTGCATGAGTACGGCCATGATGACGATATTGAGGAAATTCTGTATTGTGAATGGCCCATGCTGCTCATCGCCATGGAGAAACAATTACACTTGAAAGGTGAGCTCCAAGACACTGACATCGAAAACAAGTTCGGCTAG
- the LOC136521782 gene encoding uncharacterized protein, whose translation MIDSEYAIPDDAVNNPAPSVSKSGKPFNLRPISPTSPIGYNAPTLAALTHQKIRTKTITSKSKLATSRATPSAAATTLVKAFKGVRAATGSSSAIPPISSTTPSEQQLGTSANVPDAQASQPTSVDAPQPIIADVQAKRKASTDTEAQPKRQRSMPIPASAPMSSVIIPQEPTTDEVTEDIPSASSADPHDILQVASSSQAQEIALKQEQDSPNSLFSFAIDISDDDGEETSSSLALGTISAETKSKLETLLNLLQQGTAQLVDDSDPAKAIFKTIRGQVPADVEEILFPAAHLESRQLQYQRAAQRIADRAAQAQLKEEMLQLKQIADEKHKGIVNLQTSGAALKQKILDLSARKAALLAELKEIDAALTHAQQEESQLPNAVKALQQERDIQARKALAMKKKLKPVEGAADDDIKEMEEADQIRLRAILAIQSLLNV comes from the exons atgatcgattctgaatatgccatccctgacgacgcg gttaacaacccagcaccatcggtgagcaaaagtgggaaacccttcaacctccggcctatttccccaacatcgccgatcggctacaacgctcccaccttagccgctttgacccaccagaagattcgtactaagaccatcacttctaagtccaaattggctacatccagggctaccccatcggccgctgctacaaccttggtcaaagcctttaag ggggtaagagctgctacgggatcgtcatcggcaattccgccgatatcaagcaccactccttcagag caacaactgggcacatcggcaaacgtaccagatgcccaagcttcacaaccaacaagtgttgatgccccccagccaatcattgccgatgtccaagcaaagcgcaaagcttcaacagatactgaagcacagccaaaacgacaaaggtctatgccgatccctgcatctgccccaatgtcatcggtcatcatacctcaagagcccaccaccgatgaagtcacagaagatatcccatcggcaagctcagccgatccacacgacatactccaggttgcttcctccagtcaagcacaggaaattgccttgaaacag gaacaagattccccgaacagcctgtTTTCCTTTgctattgacatttctgacgacgatggagaggaaacaagttcttcccttgcattgggaacaatatcggcagagactaaatctaagttggaaaccctcctgaatttgctacagcaaggtaccgcccaactggtagatgattcggaccccgcaaaggcaattttcaaaacaattcgcggccaggtccctgccgatgttgaagaaatactcttcccagcagctcacttagaaagtcgtcaactgcaatatcaacgggctgctcagcgcattgccgatagagcagctcaagctcaacttaaagaggagatgctacaactgaaacaaatcgctgatgagaagcacaagggcatcgtcaacttgcagacttcgggtgctgcacttaagcagaaaatcttggatctatcggcaaggaaaGCAGCTCTATTGgccgaattgaaagaaatcgatgcagccttaactcatgctcaacaagaagaaagccagctacccaatgccgtcaaagcccttcagcaagaaagagatatccaagctcgcaaagctttagccatgaagaagaaactcaagcctgtggaaggtgctgccgatgacgatatcaaagaaatggaagaagctgaccagattcgcctgcgtgcgatattagctatccaatccttgctgaacgtgtaa